The following coding sequences are from one Candidatus Kinetoplastibacterium galatii TCC219 window:
- a CDS encoding CCA-adding tRNA nucleotidyltransferase encodes MNEDKFIYGLEIYAVGGAVRDSLCNLPVKDRDWVVVGSNSYEMEKRGFKRVGKDFPVFLHPISKEEYALARKEKKVGFGYNGFKFYTGSDVTLEDDLKRRDLTINAIAISRDGNVIDPCGGVSDLKAGILRHIGDAFQEDPLRVMRLARFCAKFDTFEVAEKTINLCCNLVKSGEIKYLKPERIWKELSLGLMEKSPSKMIDFMIKIGVIEYIAPDLNLNQMVKNSLNKFSVDISLASRYALLCINSHKIEFIGNKLKVPSSCKDYSKVLPLIARIVFSSEINNNRKIIDLLYKSDFFRRPDRFIELLKVLYIMEKFDIDRWYRMLHSIVMIDTRSIVETCKKNPSEIKYVLEKERLRILDELW; translated from the coding sequence ATGAATGAAGATAAATTTATTTATGGCCTAGAAATATATGCAGTAGGGGGCGCTGTACGTGATAGTTTATGCAATCTGCCAGTTAAGGATAGAGATTGGGTAGTAGTAGGATCTAATTCTTATGAGATGGAGAAAAGAGGTTTTAAAAGAGTGGGTAAGGATTTTCCGGTTTTTTTACATCCAATTAGTAAGGAAGAATATGCTCTAGCCAGAAAGGAGAAAAAAGTAGGTTTTGGATATAATGGATTTAAATTTTACACCGGATCTGATGTGACCTTGGAGGATGATTTAAAACGTAGGGATCTAACGATAAATGCTATTGCAATAAGCAGAGATGGCAATGTAATTGATCCTTGCGGTGGTGTGTCTGACCTGAAAGCTGGTATTTTGCGTCATATTGGAGATGCTTTTCAAGAAGATCCTTTGCGTGTTATGAGATTAGCTAGATTTTGTGCCAAATTTGATACTTTTGAGGTTGCAGAAAAAACGATAAATCTATGTTGCAATTTAGTAAAGAGCGGGGAAATTAAATACTTAAAACCAGAGAGAATTTGGAAAGAATTGTCTTTAGGTTTAATGGAGAAGTCTCCGTCTAAAATGATAGATTTTATGATTAAAATCGGAGTTATTGAATATATAGCACCTGATTTAAACTTAAACCAAATGGTCAAAAATTCTTTAAATAAATTCTCTGTCGATATTAGTCTAGCAAGCAGATATGCTTTATTATGTATAAATTCTCATAAAATTGAATTTATAGGTAATAAACTTAAAGTCCCATCATCATGTAAAGATTATTCAAAAGTACTACCATTAATTGCAAGAATTGTTTTTAGTTCAGAAATAAACAATAATCGTAAAATAATAGATCTTTTATATAAATCAGATTTTTTTAGAAGACCTGATCGTTTTATTGAACTATTGAAGGTTCTTTATATAATGGAAAAATTTGATATAGATAGATGGTATAGAATGTTACATAGTATCGTTATGATTGATACAAGAAGTATTGTAGAAACTTGTAAAAAAAATCCATCGGAAATAAAATACGTATTGGAAAAGGAAAGGCTTAGAATCTTGGATGAATTATGGTAG
- a CDS encoding 5-formyltetrahydrofolate cyclo-ligase: MTNKKIRSVLKNKRLEMSREDRDMGSYKIQKKLFLWISNIAAKSLKIGNIIQVTTFWPMPLEPNIIWLNNKLTELDNVKLSLPVTKDSDKYLEFKEWNRSISLIKGKYGILEPDSKYIITRPDIILVPTLGYSNTGDRIGYGSGYYDRTLSELISKKYRFVTIGIAWDHGLIEGPYKAASHDIKLDAIITPRGWVKNPPE; this comes from the coding sequence ATGACAAATAAAAAAATTAGATCAGTCCTTAAAAACAAAAGACTAGAAATGTCTAGAGAGGATAGGGATATGGGCAGTTATAAAATACAGAAAAAACTTTTTCTATGGATTAGCAATATTGCTGCAAAATCACTAAAGATAGGTAATATCATACAAGTAACAACATTTTGGCCAATGCCACTGGAACCCAATATTATATGGCTTAACAACAAATTAACAGAATTAGATAATGTAAAGCTTAGTTTACCTGTCACTAAGGATTCTGATAAATATTTGGAATTCAAAGAATGGAATAGAAGTATATCGCTAATAAAAGGTAAGTATGGGATATTGGAACCAGATTCTAAATATATAATTACAAGACCAGATATAATATTAGTACCAACCTTAGGATATAGTAACACTGGAGATCGTATAGGATATGGGAGTGGTTACTATGACAGAACATTATCAGAACTTATAAGCAAAAAATATAGATTTGTAACTATAGGAATAGCCTGGGATCATGGATTAATAGAAGGGCCTTATAAAGCTGCCTCACATGATATTAAACTAGATGCCATAATAACACCAAGAGGCTGGGTAAAAAATCCACCTGAATGA
- a CDS encoding DUF1289 domain-containing protein, which yields MVFVKKSSADNSKDSILNATDVPCIGVCTTLFDDICRGCGRTLFEVSNWVFLSDDEKLVVWKRIKSDGYPRKNKT from the coding sequence ATGGTATTTGTTAAAAAATCCTCGGCAGATAATTCTAAAGATAGCATCTTAAATGCTACCGATGTTCCTTGTATAGGTGTTTGCACTACACTTTTCGATGATATTTGCCGTGGTTGTGGACGCACATTATTTGAGGTTTCAAACTGGGTATTTCTAAGTGACGATGAAAAACTAGTTGTATGGAAACGTATAAAGTCAGATGGTTATCCTCGGAAAAATAAGACTTAG
- the metK gene encoding methionine adenosyltransferase: MSDNDFLFTSESVSEGHPDKIADQISDAVLDAILAVDPSARVAAETLCGYGLIVLAGEITTCANVDYVKIARDTIKSIGYDSSDYGMSYDSCTVISSYGKQSSDIAAGISSSNDKNSLDQGAGDQGLMFGYACDETTCLMPAPIWYAHRLVQRQSELRKDGRLPWLRPDAKSQVTFRYVDGKPYSVDTVVFSTQHSPDISHKIIVESVIEEIIRPSFPENIITNNTKFLVNPTGRFVIGGPQGDCGITGRKIIVDTYGGACPHGGGAFSGKDPSKVDRSASYVARYIAKNIVASGLARQCQVQISYAIGVSDPINVTVYTEGTGIIPDREISRIVLEVFDLRPKSIIDMLDLLRPIYLKTATYGHFGRSEPEFTWEKTDKVEKIKNFI, translated from the coding sequence GTGTCAGATAACGATTTTTTATTCACTTCAGAGTCGGTTTCTGAAGGACATCCAGACAAAATAGCAGATCAGATTTCTGATGCGGTATTAGATGCCATATTAGCTGTTGATCCTAGTGCTCGTGTTGCTGCAGAAACTTTATGTGGTTATGGTTTGATAGTTTTAGCTGGTGAGATCACTACTTGTGCAAATGTAGATTATGTAAAAATTGCACGAGACACTATTAAAAGTATCGGCTATGATAGCTCAGACTATGGTATGAGTTATGACAGCTGCACAGTCATTTCTTCCTATGGCAAGCAATCCTCCGATATAGCTGCCGGGATATCCTCAAGCAATGATAAAAATTCTTTAGACCAGGGAGCAGGTGACCAAGGGCTAATGTTTGGTTACGCTTGTGACGAGACGACTTGTCTTATGCCAGCTCCAATATGGTATGCTCACAGACTAGTTCAGAGACAGAGTGAGCTAAGAAAAGATGGTAGACTGCCATGGTTACGCCCAGATGCAAAATCCCAAGTAACATTTAGATATGTTGATGGTAAGCCTTATAGTGTTGACACAGTTGTTTTTTCTACCCAGCATTCTCCTGACATTTCTCACAAAATAATAGTAGAGTCTGTAATTGAAGAAATTATAAGACCTAGCTTTCCTGAGAACATTATTACAAACAATACAAAGTTTCTTGTTAATCCTACTGGTCGTTTTGTAATTGGCGGCCCTCAAGGAGATTGTGGAATTACAGGTAGAAAAATTATTGTGGATACATACGGAGGTGCTTGTCCTCACGGAGGAGGAGCGTTTTCCGGTAAAGATCCTTCTAAGGTAGATCGATCGGCTTCTTATGTAGCTAGATATATAGCAAAAAATATTGTAGCATCAGGTTTAGCAAGGCAATGTCAAGTACAAATTAGCTATGCTATTGGGGTATCAGATCCAATAAATGTAACAGTTTACACTGAAGGAACTGGTATTATTCCAGACAGGGAGATTTCCAGAATAGTTTTAGAAGTCTTTGATTTACGACCTAAGAGTATAATAGACATGTTAGATTTATTAAGACCTATCTATCTTAAAACTGCTACATACGGTCATTTTGGTCGCTCAGAGCCAGAATTCACATGGGAAAAAACAGATAAGGTTGAGAAAATAAAGAATTTCATATGA
- a CDS encoding lysophospholipid acyltransferase family protein produces the protein MTYLYNKFKQFKIFILEFLFKKLSRLSDEYRIKVSFIFGYIIYIFLRKRVEIARKNLSACFPDLNKKTIKKLLLEHCNAIAISVIDRSILWYGDQERIKSIVSIENVSIIQDLIDSKKKVMVLMPHLLGMDAAGTILSLNLKTMACIYRPSSDHELNYFVKKGRSRFNQTILIANKNNIRKMIKHFSEYRPVVYLPDMDFGLKQSIFVPFFGVQTSTLTTTAIIAKKWDITVVPMVPYIDTKTGKYKVIIMNPLDNFPGELSVEEATTLLNQKIECWVRKAPSQYYWIHRRFKTRPSGEKSFY, from the coding sequence GTGACTTACTTATATAATAAATTTAAACAATTTAAAATCTTCATTCTAGAATTTTTATTTAAAAAATTATCTAGATTGAGTGATGAGTACAGAATAAAAGTAAGCTTTATTTTTGGATATATTATCTACATATTTCTAAGGAAAAGAGTAGAGATTGCACGTAAAAATTTAAGTGCTTGTTTCCCAGATTTAAATAAAAAAACGATAAAAAAATTATTATTAGAACACTGTAATGCAATAGCAATATCAGTTATTGATAGAAGTATATTATGGTATGGAGATCAGGAAAGAATAAAATCTATAGTTAGCATAGAAAATGTAAGTATAATTCAAGATCTAATAGACAGCAAAAAAAAAGTTATGGTACTTATGCCACATTTGCTTGGAATGGATGCTGCAGGCACTATATTGAGTCTAAACCTGAAGACTATGGCATGCATATATAGACCATCTAGCGATCATGAATTAAACTACTTTGTGAAAAAAGGAAGATCTAGATTTAATCAAACTATACTAATAGCGAACAAAAATAATATTAGAAAAATGATTAAACATTTTTCTGAGTATAGACCTGTTGTATACCTACCTGATATGGATTTTGGATTAAAACAATCTATATTTGTTCCATTTTTTGGGGTGCAAACATCTACATTGACCACAACTGCCATTATAGCAAAAAAATGGGATATTACAGTAGTACCAATGGTTCCTTACATAGATACAAAGACCGGCAAATATAAAGTTATAATAATGAATCCATTAGATAATTTTCCTGGAGAACTTTCAGTAGAAGAAGCGACGACACTATTAAATCAGAAAATAGAGTGTTGGGTAAGAAAAGCTCCTTCTCAGTATTACTGGATACATAGAAGATTTAAAACAAGACCTAGTGGGGAAAAGAGTTTCTACTAG
- the dapF gene encoding diaminopimelate epimerase — protein sequence MKLNFTKMHGIGNDFIVINGIKQSVMMTKELAKALADRNFGIGADQILLVEKNNNENADFRYRIFNADGTEVEHCGNGARCFVRFIHKNGLSNKNPITAEISGDILISLHENTDNSVTVDMGSPNLSPESLPFNNSGLYSKTQAHEILWKLELAPDINIYFSALSIPNPHAVICVENLDDNFIEKVGPLLESNARFSQGVNVGFMQVRDRNNISLRVYERGSGETLACGTGACAAVVSGIRRGLLDSPVHVHTRGGTLLIFWDGKNVQMQGPAEFVFDGTIDITNILSLKNNANETI from the coding sequence ATGAAACTAAACTTCACTAAAATGCATGGTATAGGCAATGATTTTATAGTTATAAACGGAATAAAACAATCTGTGATGATGACAAAAGAACTGGCTAAGGCCCTAGCTGATAGGAATTTTGGTATAGGGGCAGATCAGATCTTATTGGTAGAAAAAAACAATAATGAGAATGCTGACTTTCGATATAGGATATTCAATGCAGATGGAACTGAAGTAGAACACTGTGGCAATGGGGCAAGGTGTTTTGTTAGATTTATACATAAAAATGGATTATCAAACAAAAATCCTATAACAGCAGAGATATCAGGAGATATCCTAATATCTCTGCATGAGAATACAGATAACTCTGTAACAGTTGATATGGGATCTCCTAATTTATCTCCAGAATCACTTCCATTTAATAATTCAGGATTATATTCAAAAACACAAGCACATGAGATATTATGGAAACTAGAATTAGCTCCTGATATAAATATATATTTTTCTGCATTATCTATACCTAACCCTCATGCCGTAATATGTGTAGAAAATCTTGATGATAACTTTATTGAAAAAGTAGGACCTCTTTTAGAATCTAATGCAAGATTCTCACAAGGAGTAAATGTTGGGTTTATGCAGGTGAGAGACCGTAACAATATATCACTAAGAGTTTATGAGAGAGGATCAGGAGAAACTTTAGCTTGTGGCACTGGAGCATGTGCCGCTGTTGTATCAGGGATCAGAAGAGGTTTATTGGATTCTCCAGTACATGTACATACACGTGGTGGCACCTTGTTAATATTCTGGGATGGAAAAAATGTACAAATGCAGGGACCAGCTGAATTTGTTTTTGATGGAACTATAGACATAACTAATATTTTATCTCTAAAAAATAACGCTAACGAAACAATATAA
- a CDS encoding tyrosine recombinase XerC, whose translation MFNLYRGIFLCTKSSNFKESSLKKPLNDWLLYIYTNLRYSKNTFNNYKHDISLLDKFVRENSISLEEITTENVRSFFSKRYSNGIGPRGIARTLSAWKSFYDWWGPRVNMSHNPVSGIRSPKAARPLPKSLSVDQMKNFLDRNKSNAEKSFDPIMLRDQAILELLYSSGLRLSELISIDIKYENNTEYKSTSWIDLRQSEVVVLGKGNKQRKLPIGNSAIESIKKWVGLRDRFVLKTSSLNDRYALFLGIKGKRISPRVIQMQLLKLSKNLTMSMHISPHMIRHSFASHLLQSSQNLRAVQELLGHKTISTTQIYTKLDFQHLASVYDKTHPRAIRKK comes from the coding sequence GTGTTTAATCTATATAGAGGAATATTCTTGTGCACGAAAAGTAGTAATTTTAAAGAAAGTAGTTTAAAAAAACCATTGAATGATTGGTTATTGTATATTTATACTAATTTGCGCTACTCAAAGAATACATTTAATAACTATAAGCATGATATATCTTTACTAGATAAATTTGTACGTGAGAATAGCATCTCGTTAGAAGAAATAACAACAGAAAATGTAAGGAGTTTTTTTTCGAAAAGATATTCCAATGGCATTGGTCCTAGAGGAATAGCAAGGACCTTGTCAGCATGGAAGAGTTTCTATGATTGGTGGGGACCAAGGGTCAATATGTCGCATAATCCAGTATCTGGAATTCGTTCACCAAAAGCAGCTCGTCCACTACCTAAATCACTTTCTGTAGATCAAATGAAAAATTTTCTTGATAGAAACAAATCTAATGCAGAAAAATCTTTTGATCCCATTATGTTACGTGATCAAGCTATTCTTGAATTGTTATACTCCAGCGGACTTCGTTTATCTGAACTAATTTCAATTGATATAAAATACGAAAACAATACTGAATATAAATCTACAAGCTGGATTGACTTACGGCAATCTGAAGTAGTAGTTTTAGGCAAAGGGAATAAACAAAGAAAACTACCAATAGGAAATTCTGCTATAGAATCCATAAAAAAATGGGTTGGTTTGCGTGATAGATTTGTACTAAAAACCAGTTCTTTGAATGATAGATATGCCCTATTTCTCGGAATAAAAGGAAAGAGAATATCACCTAGAGTTATACAAATGCAGTTATTAAAGCTATCAAAAAATTTAACTATGTCTATGCATATATCTCCTCATATGATTAGACATAGTTTTGCAAGCCATCTACTACAATCTTCACAAAACTTACGTGCTGTACAAGAACTTCTAGGTCATAAAACCATATCAACGACTCAAATATATACAAAACTTGATTTTCAACATTTGGCATCAGTATATGACAAGACACATCCAAGAGCGATCAGAAAAAAATAA
- a CDS encoding CobW family GTP-binding protein: MHILIKSIENIVMAPYKNLDRMIPVTVITGFLGSGKTTLLKNILSKLTNYRLAIIENEFGPESIDNELLVQDSKEEIIELSNGCICCTIRGDLVKTLLDLKMKQLNKLLKFDHIIIETTGIANPGPVCQTFFIDNDVADYYRLDSVVALVDAKHGIDTLKNQIEAQKQVGFADKILVSKSDLVSDDEINLLRKYLIRINPKSPIKNINFGDIDTDDILHINGFNLNDALDIDSEFLKQEEHICSEKCHHHDNEINSFTFLSNKPFNSKKLEMVLGELTEKYGPDMLRYKGILYMDDTNRRVILQGVHMLIGAEQGNEWEFTQKPNTKIVFIGHRLPKNLFINKLNECTVDTD, from the coding sequence ATGCATATACTAATAAAATCAATAGAGAATATAGTTATGGCTCCTTATAAAAATTTAGATAGAATGATACCAGTAACAGTAATTACTGGATTCTTGGGATCAGGAAAAACTACTTTACTAAAAAATATTCTGTCCAAGTTAACGAATTACCGTCTAGCTATAATAGAAAATGAATTTGGCCCTGAAAGTATCGATAATGAACTCTTAGTTCAGGATTCAAAAGAAGAAATTATAGAACTATCTAATGGTTGTATATGTTGTACAATACGTGGAGATTTAGTAAAAACATTACTAGATCTAAAAATGAAACAGTTAAACAAATTATTGAAATTTGACCATATTATAATAGAAACAACAGGCATAGCAAATCCAGGACCTGTTTGCCAAACTTTCTTTATAGACAATGATGTTGCTGATTATTATCGGCTAGATTCTGTAGTTGCTTTAGTAGATGCTAAACATGGTATAGACACACTAAAAAATCAAATTGAAGCACAAAAACAAGTAGGATTTGCTGATAAAATTTTAGTATCAAAATCTGATTTGGTTAGTGATGACGAGATTAATTTGTTAAGAAAATATCTAATTAGAATTAATCCAAAATCACCTATAAAAAATATAAACTTTGGTGATATAGATACAGATGATATATTACATATTAATGGATTTAATTTAAATGATGCTCTTGATATAGACTCAGAATTTTTAAAACAAGAAGAACATATATGTTCTGAAAAATGTCATCATCATGATAATGAAATAAACTCATTTACTTTCTTATCAAACAAACCATTTAACTCTAAAAAACTAGAAATGGTTCTTGGTGAACTTACAGAGAAATATGGTCCTGATATGTTGAGATATAAAGGTATTCTATATATGGATGATACAAATAGACGAGTTATACTCCAAGGGGTTCATATGTTAATTGGAGCAGAGCAAGGAAATGAATGGGAATTCACACAAAAACCAAATACAAAAATAGTTTTCATAGGTCATAGACTACCTAAAAATCTATTTATAAATAAGCTAAATGAATGCACTGTGGATACAGATTAA
- the dksA gene encoding RNA polymerase-binding protein DksA, whose amino-acid sequence MKNNDKNTSPDITNTRDHNFLSDDYILSMPEEEYMNDLQLSFFKNKLKQLEQEILLKAEETTEYLRETQFVPDPADRATIEEEHTIELRTRDRERKLLKKIQISIARIDNGEYGWCEETGEPIGIPRLLARPTATLSLEAQERREIRQKLYGE is encoded by the coding sequence ATGAAAAATAACGATAAAAACACAAGTCCAGATATTACAAATACAAGAGATCATAATTTTTTAAGTGACGATTATATTCTTTCAATGCCAGAAGAAGAATATATGAATGATCTACAACTATCATTTTTTAAAAATAAACTTAAACAATTAGAGCAAGAAATTCTATTAAAAGCAGAAGAAACTACTGAGTACTTAAGAGAAACACAATTTGTGCCTGATCCTGCTGACAGAGCTACTATAGAAGAAGAGCATACTATTGAGCTCAGAACTAGAGATAGAGAGCGTAAATTGTTAAAAAAAATACAAATATCAATCGCTAGGATAGATAATGGTGAATATGGATGGTGTGAAGAAACAGGTGAGCCTATAGGGATACCTAGACTTTTAGCAAGACCAACTGCAACCTTATCTCTAGAAGCACAAGAAAGAAGAGAAATACGGCAAAAACTATATGGTGAATAG
- the hslV gene encoding ATP-dependent protease subunit HslV → MESFHATTIVCVRRGDKVALGGDGQVTMGNIVIKGTAKKILRLHKDTVLAGFAGATADAFALQELFEAKLDKHQGNLIRAAVEMTKDWRTDRILRRLEAMLIVADKEHTLVLTGNGDVLEPEHGIAAIGSGGPYAQAAAMGLIHNTELSPIEIVKKSLEIASELCIYTNGNHIIETLDS, encoded by the coding sequence ATGGAGTCGTTTCATGCTACGACCATAGTATGTGTCCGTCGTGGCGATAAAGTTGCATTAGGTGGTGATGGTCAAGTAACTATGGGTAATATAGTTATAAAAGGCACAGCAAAAAAAATTCTTAGACTTCACAAAGACACAGTGCTGGCAGGTTTTGCCGGAGCTACAGCAGATGCTTTTGCTTTACAAGAATTATTTGAAGCAAAATTAGATAAACATCAGGGTAATTTAATAAGGGCTGCTGTAGAAATGACTAAAGACTGGCGCACAGATAGAATTCTAAGGCGTTTGGAAGCTATGTTAATAGTTGCTGATAAAGAACATACTCTGGTTCTTACTGGAAATGGTGATGTTCTTGAACCAGAACATGGTATAGCTGCCATAGGATCTGGAGGTCCTTATGCCCAAGCAGCAGCTATGGGTCTAATTCACAATACAGAATTATCTCCAATAGAGATAGTAAAAAAATCATTAGAAATTGCATCAGAACTTTGTATATATACTAATGGTAACCATATCATTGAAACTTTAGATAGTTAA